The following proteins are co-located in the Phyllostomus discolor isolate MPI-MPIP mPhyDis1 chromosome 1, mPhyDis1.pri.v3, whole genome shotgun sequence genome:
- the LOC114490344 gene encoding cytochrome c oxidase subunit 6C-like, whose product MSSSALTKPEMCGLLAKHLQFHLFGAMLVSLGVVASCKFGLAEKRKKAYADFCRNYDSRKDFEEMKKAGIFQSAK is encoded by the coding sequence ATGTCTTCCAgtgctttgacaaaacctgagatGTGTGGCCTCTTGGCCAAGCATCTGCAATTTCATCTTTTTGGAGCTATGCTTGTATCCCTGGGGGTTGTAGCTTCCTGTAAGTTTGGTCtggctgaaaaaagaaagaaggcatatGCAGATTTCTGCAGAAATTATGATTCCAGGAAAGACTTTGAGGAGATGAAGAAGGCTGGTATCTTTCAGAGTGCAAAGTGA